A portion of the Kazachstania africana CBS 2517 chromosome 2, complete genome genome contains these proteins:
- the CHA4 gene encoding Cha4p (similar to Saccharomyces cerevisiae CHA4 (YLR098C); ancestral locus Anc_8.283), which produces MKRPVSDERKPTPSRRLACITCRQRRRKCDMQEPCSICIKFGTRCVFTGEDLRKSRHSASYVKTLENRIALLESSFRRLKESTNEEEKMNIINSVPLDDISVPANNETGGNGTYIKDQNYIDNTISFPSSTKSDLNKTKSSETFPTKNSVLPITKPDLPLRATSPLNRNMNHAKLSPIGGSSIYPSNSLSITKKKITLGQQQLQLTLKNLSRSPLILRSLSLFFKWLYPAHYMFIHRETFLSAFFGDAATKAYYCSEELVFAIAALGCKAATKTEELYGQAENYYQRAKEIVLKKIFQLEDKSLAEATSSSKLALIQTLLCLAFYDIGEGENPMAWYLSGLAFRIAHEIGLHLNPEAWNHVYEDELSKIDFEVRSRIYWGCYIADHLISVLFGRSTSLRVSNSTVPETDELPDIETGIEDYIYNPGVPLSMASPLKKLIVLSRITEIFANKIFIQSETVLQRTEYLSKFNFEANNWRKDLSPDLKWEKEQLKELDSFNPTTTYVWFHYYIVLISYNKPFIDDFDESKHLINDCIEELHYLLVLWTKKFHTFEKCSLYMVYSVILAIQCMKIDSIDDKYYKEFLEFLDSNTLNYEVSKKFTENTNNFNNNNDINSEFTDLFGTLSHGTDFALEYNFDFTLLNEIDKLISNNNASHDKKNEPPSTL; this is translated from the coding sequence atgaaacgTCCAGTTAGTGATGAAAGAAAACCTACACCTAGTAGAAGACTGGCTTGCATTACATGCCGACAGAGGAGAAGAAAATGTGACATGCAAGAACCATGTTCCATTTGCATTAAATTTGGCACAAGATGTGTCTTCACTGGCGAAGATCTGAGGAAGAGCAGACATTCCGCATCATATGTTAAAACTTTAGAGAATCGCATTGCATTATTGGAGTCATCTTTCAGAAGGCTGAAAGAATCaacaaatgaagaagagaagatGAACATAATCAACTCCGTTCCATTAGATGACATATCCGTTCCTGCAAATAATGAGACCGGCGGAAATGGCACCTATATCaaagatcaaaattatatcGACAATACAATATCATTCCCTTCAAGCACGAAGTCAGATTTGAACAAAACAAAGTCTTCCGAAACTTTCCCTACTAAAAATAGTGTCCTACCTATTACAAAACCTGACTTACCACTAAGAGCAACGTCCCCATTAAATAGGAACATGAATCACGCTAAATTATCACCAATTGGTGGTAGCAGCATATATCCTTCAAATTCTCTATCAATCactaaaaagaaaattactTTGGGACAACAACAGTTACAATTAACTTTAAAAAACCTTTCAAGAAGTCCTCTGATACTTCGTTCATTGTCactcttcttcaaatggCTATACCCAGCTCATTATATGTTTATTCATCGTGAAACCTTTCTTAGTGCCTTTTTCGGTGATGCAGCTACTAAAGCGTACTATTGCTCTGAGGAATTGGTCTTCGCCATCGCTGCACTAGGTTGTAAAGCAGCAACCAAAACAGAAGAACTCTACGGCCAAGcagaaaattattatcaacgtgcaaaagaaattgtcttaaagaaaatttttcaactagAGGATAAATCATTGGCGGAGGCTACGTCATCTTCAAAGTTGGCACTTATCCAAACTTTACTATGTCTAGCATTTTACGATATTGGTGAAGGTGAAAACCCGATGGCATGGTATCTTTCTGGTTTAGCATTTAGAATTGCACATGAGATCGGTTTGCATTTGAATCCTGAAGCTTGGAATCATGTCTACGAGGATGAATTATCAAagattgattttgaagtcAGAAGTAGAATATATTGGGGTTGTTACATTGCCGACCATTTGATATCAGTTCTATTCGGTAGATCAACGTCGCTTAGAGTGTCCAATTCTACAGTCCCCGAGACTGATGAACTACCGGATATTGAAACAGGCATTGAAgactatatatataacccTGGAGTCCCCTTATCGATGGCAAGTCCTCTCAAGAAACTCATTGTCTTATCAAGAATTACTGAAATCTTTGCgaacaaaatattcattcaatCTGAAACTGTATTACAGAGAACTGAATATTTATcgaaatttaattttgaagcaAATAACTGGAGAAAAGATCTATCGCCTGACTTGAAATGGGAGAAAGAGcaattaaaagaattagataGTTTCAATCCGACTACTACTTATGTGTGGTTTCATTACTACATCGTTCTTATATCATATAACAAACCatttattgatgattttgatgaaagtaAGCACCTTATAAACGACTGTATAGAAGAGCTACATTATTTGTTAGTGCTGTGGACTAAGAAATTTCacacttttgaaaaatgcaGTCTTTACATGGTCTACTCGGTAATTTTAGCCATTCAATGCATGAAAATTGATTCGATTGAtgataaatattataaagAATTTCTGGAATTTCTAGATTCAAACACCTTGAACTACGAAGTATCCAAGAAGTTTACGGAAaatactaataattttaacaACAATAATGACATCAACTCTGAATTTACGGACTTATTCGGTACTTTATCACACGGTACAGATTTCGCTTTAGAATACAATTTCGACTTCACCTTGTTGAACGAAATTGACAAACTCATCAGCAATAATAACGCTTCACATGATAAGAAGAATGAGCCACCAAGCACACTGTAG
- the ICT1 gene encoding lysophosphatidic acid acyltransferase ICT1 (similar to Saccharomyces cerevisiae ECM18 (YDR125C) and ICT1 (YLR099C); ancestral locus Anc_8.284), giving the protein MKMLSSIFNTNKVCAAKSETVTMTDIKLKALEEKIMEKVTVPGTKTNQMVNNEINEWHFHNPNASKIKTPTLLIHGYAASSMAFHRTFNRLSTDIKDLYAIDLPGNGLSSAPELSDVIKMKDLKITLNKSKDGFTLKKAIDLEIEKANLAKYENYYLSRIDEWRKFHGIEKLNVIGHSFGGFISFKYAITHPNQVNDLILVSPLGMEKNIHSLNNNFELETKYTLDFENPASLYYARSFNVPSILFNNQLNILRWMGPLGGRMARQYIDMAYKKVPDVAYKNYLYYVFYDGKSFPKVTINNFTNMFSKNLLARDPIMDNLLKLRAKKVMLVYGEHDWMDKYAGYNMVELLSKSNYKLKDTVHYVEIPDAGHNLFLDNPTDFSENVVSFLAE; this is encoded by the coding sequence ATGAAAATGTTGTCGTCCATTTTTAATACGAATAAAGTATGTGCTGCCAAGTCAGAAACTGTTACAATGACTGATATCAAATTAAAGGcattggaagaaaaaatcatGGAGAAAGTGACTGTTCCAGGCACGAAGACTAACCAAATGgttaataatgaaataaatgaaTGGCATTTTCACAATCCAAACGCATCAAAAATCAAGACGCCCACTTTATTGATTCATGGTTATGCGGCTTCATCAATGGCTTTTCACCGGACTTTCAATAGATTATCTACAGATATTAAAGATCTTTATGCCATAGATCTTCCTGGTAACGGTCTCTCTTCTGCACCAGAATTATCAGATgtgataaaaatgaaagatcTCAAGATAACATTaaacaaatcaaaagaTGGCTTTACCTTAAAGAAGGCTATCGATTTAGAGATTGAAAAAGCCAATCTTGCTAAATATGAGAATTACTACCTTTCTAGAATAGATGAATGGCGCAAGTTTCATGGGATTGAGAAATTAAATGTTATAGGACATTCGTTCGGCGGATTCATATCTTTTAAATATGCTATCACTCATCCAAACCAAGTCAACGACCTAATTTTAGTGTCGCCACTTGGTATGGAGAAAAACATCCATTCTTTAAATAACAATTTTGAGTTGGAAACGAAATATACTctagattttgaaaatccaGCTTCTCTTTATTATGCCCGTTCATTCAATGTTCCAAGTATTCTTTTCAAcaatcaattgaatatcTTAAGATGGATGGGGCCTTTGGGAGGTAGAATGGCTAGACAGTACATAGACATGGCTTACAAGAAAGTGCCCGATGTGGCATACAAAAATTATCTATATTACGTTTTCTATGACGGTAAATCATTTCCTAAAGTGAcaataaacaattttacaaatatGTTTTCTAAAAATTTACTTGCTAGAGACCCTATAATGGATAATCTACTCAAATTACGGGCTAAAAAAGTCATGCTTGTGTATGGTGAACATGATTGGATGGATAAATATGCAGGCTACAACATGGTTGAATTATTATCCAAGAGCAATTACAAATTAAAGGATACAGTCCACTACGTGGAAATTCCTGACGCTGGTCACAATTTATTCCTAGATAACCCCACAGATTTCAGTGAAAATGTGGTTTCGTTCCTAGCTGAGTAA
- the MIM2 gene encoding Mim2p (similar to Saccharomyces cerevisiae YLR099W-A; ancestral locus Anc_8.285) yields MIKGTSRNGKDTTGDIPLHIFDELEKVEIERLGDTHGQRESNLFNDFIDNTVDERRDRIMQDMETSTSNGEEATDEEDYVSEDEDYELALSEAQRHWEESLQQLNKALNWVILPLLGKFMGRKAATFVWKRVAGWFW; encoded by the coding sequence ATGATTAAGGGGACTAGTAGAAATGGTAAAGATACAACTGGAGATATACCATTACATATTTTTGATGAGCTTGAAAAGgtagaaattgaaagactCGGTGATACACATGGCCAGCGAGAAAgcaatttatttaatgatttcataGATAATACGGTTGATGAACGCCGAGATAGGATAATGCAGGACATGGAGACATCTACGTCGAATGGAGAAGAGGCTACAGATGAAGAGGATTACGTGAGCGAGGATGAAGACTATGAGCTTGCACTATCTGAAGCGCAAAGACATTGGGAGGAATCGTTACAGCAACTGAATAAGGCCCTCAATTGGGTGATATTGCCACTGCTGGGAAAATTCATGGGACGGAAGGCTGCCACATTTGTTTGGAAGAGAGTTGCTGGATGGTTCTGGTAA